A window of Halomonas sp. H10-9-1 contains these coding sequences:
- a CDS encoding MerR family transcriptional regulator — protein MRVSELARAGGVTAETVRHYTREGLLPSWRDPHNGYQLYDERALGRLRLIDCLRCLGLSLKEIKEILIRADQDNAPHLDRYDRLAESLPLIHSRVRELQTLASWVERSRRCPHPELGGTDEATSLNQLMAELSPQQDGTTQRGHQ, from the coding sequence ATGCGCGTCAGCGAATTGGCCCGAGCTGGCGGCGTCACCGCCGAAACGGTGCGCCACTACACGCGAGAAGGCTTGTTACCGTCGTGGCGGGATCCGCATAACGGATACCAGCTATATGACGAAAGGGCGCTGGGGCGGCTTCGTCTTATCGACTGTCTACGTTGCCTGGGTCTCAGCCTCAAGGAAATCAAAGAAATACTTATACGAGCAGACCAGGATAACGCTCCGCATCTGGATAGGTATGATCGGCTGGCTGAGAGCTTACCACTCATCCACTCGCGCGTTCGAGAGCTGCAGACCCTGGCGAGTTGGGTGGAGCGATCCAGGCGATGTCCGCACCCCGAGCTTGGTGGCACTGACGAGGCGACCAGCCTCAACCAACTGATGGCAGAGCTGTCGCCGCAACAAGATGGGACGACTCAGCGTGGCCATCAGTGA
- a CDS encoding cation diffusion facilitator family transporter → MDPESRSHGHAGHMPTSGPGMAISAWLTGVYFFIEMGIGLWTGSVAVISDAFHTFSAVGGVLVAITAARLARRPADEARSFGWYRAEIIGALVNGGFLLGMALVVIAMGAMRLTDPIDLPTGPMLWAAAGGLLTEFISLGLIWKQSRSDLNVRGALWHIIQTFVGSILIIVTALVIRYTGFLLIDPILGIAFGVVLLWASWGILRDAAHLLMEGTPAEISLAEVAEALEALEVRIPTNVTGHSGDRDRSAHSSLAGSGFVS, encoded by the coding sequence ATGGATCCTGAAAGCCGCAGCCATGGCCACGCGGGACACATGCCCACCAGCGGGCCCGGCATGGCCATATCGGCCTGGCTGACAGGGGTCTACTTCTTCATCGAGATGGGCATCGGTCTCTGGACCGGGTCGGTCGCGGTGATCTCGGATGCCTTTCATACCTTCTCGGCTGTGGGCGGCGTGCTGGTGGCCATCACTGCCGCCCGGCTCGCTCGCCGCCCGGCGGACGAAGCGCGCAGCTTCGGCTGGTATCGCGCCGAGATCATCGGTGCGCTGGTCAATGGCGGTTTCCTGCTCGGCATGGCGCTCGTCGTGATCGCGATGGGTGCCATGCGGCTCACGGATCCGATCGATTTGCCCACGGGGCCGATGCTATGGGCCGCCGCCGGCGGCCTGCTGACCGAATTCATTTCGCTGGGCCTGATCTGGAAGCAGAGTCGAAGTGATCTGAATGTGCGGGGTGCGCTGTGGCATATCATCCAGACCTTCGTGGGTAGCATTCTGATCATCGTGACCGCCCTGGTGATCCGCTATACCGGTTTCTTGCTCATCGACCCGATCCTGGGCATCGCTTTCGGCGTGGTGCTGCTCTGGGCGAGTTGGGGCATCCTGCGCGACGCCGCTCATCTGCTGATGGAGGGAACGCCCGCCGAGATCAGCCTGGCCGAGGTGGCCGAAGCACTGGAGGCGCTCGAGGTGCGTATTCCGACGAACGTGACCGGTCATTCCGGGGATCGTGACCGATCTGCTCACTCCTCTCTCGCTGGCTCTGGTTTTGTAAGCTGA
- a CDS encoding DUF5676 family membrane protein, with translation MPDVDSASGTKPKAHSGTPLPGQVVPKIPVVALGMSLGLFLAVTFSLCVGFDLLFPDRAMYKSWLRLLPGFTWLSWPSFFLGLAESFGYGWYVALVFGPLYNFFATRNDRRRGA, from the coding sequence ATGCCTGACGTCGATAGCGCTTCGGGCACCAAGCCCAAGGCGCACTCTGGCACGCCCTTGCCGGGCCAAGTCGTACCGAAGATCCCGGTGGTCGCCCTGGGAATGAGCCTGGGGCTGTTTCTGGCCGTGACCTTCTCCTTGTGTGTCGGCTTCGATCTGCTGTTTCCCGACCGGGCGATGTATAAGAGCTGGCTGCGCCTGCTTCCGGGCTTCACCTGGTTGAGCTGGCCAAGCTTCTTCCTGGGCCTGGCAGAAAGCTTCGGCTATGGCTGGTACGTGGCCCTGGTCTTCGGCCCGCTCTACAACTTCTTTGCCACTCGTAACGACCGGCGTAGAGGAGCATGA
- a CDS encoding cytochrome c, giving the protein MRKNQPTLYDKAEFILNIIENIKIQKSKQKGFLKPQAKGDNRAPIRLGTWQPTMIYHTQRDRLMVAQEIEEQNTMRMARASLGILLVALLSGCGEQTVDGRWYTQAQVERGKAVFSENCASCHGGNAQGTFNWRRPLEDGSYPPPPLNGSAHAWHHSFDMLMRTINQGGAPIGGQMPAFQDELSKDDKKATIAYFQSKWDQRIYDAWLDRGGL; this is encoded by the coding sequence TTGAGAAAAAACCAACCTACACTATACGACAAAGCTGAATTTATCCTGAACATAATTGAAAATATAAAAATCCAAAAAAGCAAACAAAAAGGCTTTTTAAAACCGCAAGCAAAAGGCGATAATCGTGCTCCTATCAGGCTTGGTACCTGGCAACCAACCATGATATATCACACCCAGCGGGACCGGCTCATGGTGGCTCAAGAAATCGAGGAGCAAAACACGATGCGTATGGCAAGAGCCTCATTAGGCATTCTTTTGGTCGCATTGCTCAGCGGCTGCGGCGAACAGACAGTAGATGGGCGCTGGTACACGCAAGCCCAGGTTGAACGCGGGAAAGCCGTCTTTTCCGAGAACTGCGCAAGCTGTCATGGCGGCAACGCCCAAGGCACCTTCAATTGGAGAAGACCCTTGGAGGATGGCTCCTATCCTCCGCCGCCCCTCAACGGATCCGCTCATGCCTGGCACCATTCATTCGACATGTTGATGCGCACCATCAATCAGGGTGGCGCTCCCATAGGGGGACAAATGCCGGCCTTCCAGGATGAGCTCTCCAAGGACGACAAGAAAGCCACCATCGCCTACTTCCAGAGTAAATGGGACCAGCGGATCTACGATGCATGGCTCGACAGGGGTGGACTCTAA
- a CDS encoding YHS domain-containing protein, with protein MNELVYFLLWAGIIFLMMRFGCGAHMMGHGRGKAKHGEGVSEEQSTESLRWTPPADDVDPVCGKTVSTETAKPSVHDGHVYYFCSRDCRERFEAAPTQYLAADDAKRLPTLPENEHA; from the coding sequence ATGAATGAACTGGTGTACTTCCTGCTCTGGGCAGGAATCATCTTTCTGATGATGCGGTTTGGCTGCGGTGCTCACATGATGGGCCATGGACGGGGCAAGGCCAAGCATGGTGAGGGAGTGTCTGAGGAGCAGAGCACCGAAAGCCTGCGTTGGACGCCACCCGCCGACGACGTGGACCCCGTGTGCGGCAAGACCGTCAGCACCGAAACGGCCAAGCCGAGCGTCCACGATGGCCATGTCTATTACTTCTGCTCCCGCGACTGCCGGGAGCGCTTCGAGGCCGCCCCCACGCAATACCTCGCCGCTGATGATGCCAAGCGCCTGCCCACTCTGCCGGAGAACGAGCATGCCTGA
- a CDS encoding SHOCT domain-containing protein, producing MWGNMMAHMEGYGWGHMLFGGLMMVVFWGGIIALIVFFVRGLTRSEGVPAVQQRPTPLEFLQERYARGEIDKQEYEERRQDLSR from the coding sequence ATGTGGGGAAATATGATGGCGCATATGGAGGGTTACGGCTGGGGGCATATGCTCTTTGGCGGGCTCATGATGGTGGTGTTCTGGGGCGGCATCATTGCCCTGATCGTTTTTTTCGTGCGTGGACTGACTCGGAGTGAGGGCGTGCCCGCTGTTCAGCAGCGTCCAACGCCGCTGGAGTTTCTGCAGGAGCGCTACGCCAGGGGCGAGATAGATAAACAGGAATACGAAGAGCGTAGGCAGGATCTCTCGCGCTGA
- a CDS encoding sigma-70 family RNA polymerase sigma factor, giving the protein MSQDSGSNAADDAVHTVIVEVHQHLLHFLIRRLGNQEEAADVLHDFYVKVLTRVDDIRDTQKVRAWMQRVLETTLIDYYRAQSRRRRLEGFYSYRESSIFTDEDDLDAIICICLYKLLPTLKAEYANIIWRADLVGESRESIAAALDITVGHLRVRLHRARQALRKRLEETCRTCPVHGYLDCQCDYSKQVRAGIQQKPNTLT; this is encoded by the coding sequence ATGTCCCAGGATAGCGGCAGCAATGCGGCCGATGATGCCGTACACACGGTGATTGTAGAGGTTCATCAACACCTGTTGCATTTTCTGATACGCCGACTCGGCAACCAGGAGGAAGCCGCCGACGTCCTGCACGACTTCTATGTCAAGGTGCTGACACGAGTCGACGATATTCGCGATACGCAAAAGGTGCGCGCCTGGATGCAGCGCGTGTTGGAGACGACCCTGATCGACTACTATCGAGCGCAAAGCAGAAGACGCCGCCTCGAAGGATTCTATTCCTACCGTGAATCCAGCATATTCACTGATGAAGATGACCTGGATGCCATTATTTGCATCTGTCTCTATAAACTGCTGCCGACCCTGAAAGCGGAGTACGCAAATATCATCTGGCGCGCGGATCTGGTGGGTGAGTCTCGCGAAAGCATTGCCGCCGCGCTCGATATCACCGTAGGCCATCTACGGGTACGCCTGCATCGAGCTCGCCAGGCGCTTCGGAAGCGCCTGGAGGAAACCTGTCGAACCTGCCCCGTGCATGGCTATCTGGATTGCCAGTGTGATTACAGCAAGCAGGTACGAGCCGGGATCCAGCAGAAGCCGAATACATTGACATAG